From the Candidatus Woesearchaeota archaeon genome, one window contains:
- the pgk gene encoding phosphoglycerate kinase, with the protein MADSSKSLRGTTTNGATPTAWSSSAKKWLNTTKNKQQNTNNEKKNKQLKSHHGTITKHRALCSKTQKPPKEAPNSRRACAKTLAQTARAFVQEQQKPTMHPRRNTPLLKNLDVKAKRVLVRADYNVPLKDGTITNDKRIRASIPTITELLAKGAKQIILASHLGRPKGKPDPSLSLKPVAKHLSTLLHKEVSFIPTPTPQTLPDNTLVLLENLRFDPGEEANDPSFTKKLVRLADCFVFDAFGTAHRSHASTVGIPAHLPSAMGLLVEKELRYLTLANADHPLIAIFGAAKVKDKLPLLTALLQHADSVLLGGAIVFTFMKAQGYSIGKSLVDNESLDLARTLSEQHGERLTFPRDFIVAEDAKPDLPTKTVPFHKIPPTLKGLDVGPKTVALFLTKLEKAKTVIWNGPLGVAEIPAFAKSTQDVARFLTTHPSITSIVGGGDTAAVLETYNLTEGFTHVSTGGGAALKALAGEPLPAIEALNASKKKHHKHT; encoded by the coding sequence ATGGCCGATTCGTCAAAGTCGTTGCGTGGTACGACAACGAATGGGGCTACTCCAACCGCATGGTCGAGCTCTGCAAAAAAATGGCTCAACACAACTAAGAATAAACAACAAAACACAAACAACGAGAAGAAAAACAAACAACTAAAAAGCCACCACGGAACAATCACGAAACACCGCGCCTTGTGCAGCAAAACGCAGAAGCCCCCAAAGGAGGCACCCAACTCAAGACGTGCTTGTGCCAAGACGTTGGCGCAGACTGCTCGCGCCTTTGTACAAGAGCAACAAAAACCCACAATGCACCCGCGAAGAAACACCCCTCTCCTCAAGAACCTCGACGTCAAAGCAAAACGCGTCCTCGTCAGGGCAGACTACAACGTACCGCTCAAAGACGGCACTATCACCAACGACAAACGAATTCGTGCAAGCATCCCCACCATCACTGAACTCCTGGCAAAGGGAGCAAAACAAATCATCCTCGCATCCCACCTCGGCAGGCCAAAGGGCAAACCCGACCCCTCCCTGAGCCTCAAGCCAGTTGCGAAGCACCTCAGCACCCTCCTGCACAAAGAAGTTTCCTTCATCCCAACGCCGACACCGCAAACGCTGCCGGACAACACCCTCGTCCTCCTTGAAAACCTCCGCTTCGACCCAGGAGAAGAGGCAAACGATCCGTCATTTACCAAAAAACTCGTACGCCTCGCCGACTGCTTTGTCTTCGACGCCTTCGGCACAGCACACCGTTCCCACGCCAGCACCGTCGGGATCCCAGCCCACCTCCCTTCAGCAATGGGCCTGCTCGTTGAGAAAGAACTCCGCTACCTCACCCTTGCCAACGCCGACCACCCCCTCATCGCCATCTTCGGCGCAGCCAAAGTAAAAGACAAACTCCCCCTCCTCACCGCTCTTCTTCAACACGCAGACAGCGTTCTCCTCGGCGGCGCTATCGTCTTCACCTTCATGAAAGCACAAGGGTACAGCATTGGCAAAAGCCTTGTTGACAACGAATCACTCGACCTTGCACGGACACTCTCAGAACAACACGGTGAACGGCTCACCTTCCCCAGAGACTTCATCGTTGCAGAAGACGCAAAACCCGACCTCCCGACCAAGACCGTCCCCTTCCACAAAATACCACCCACCCTCAAAGGCCTTGACGTCGGCCCGAAAACTGTCGCCCTCTTCCTTACCAAACTAGAAAAGGCGAAAACCGTCATTTGGAACGGCCCTCTCGGCGTTGCAGAAATCCCCGCGTTCGCCAAGAGCACCCAAGACGTTGCGCGCTTCCTCACCACCCACCCTTCCATCACGAGCATCGTGGGCGGAGGAGACACGGCTGCCGTTCTTGAAACATACAACCTCACCGAAGGATTCACCCACGTCTCTACTGGCGGTGGCGCCGCACTGAAAGCACTCGCAGGAGAGCCACTTCCCGCAATCGAAGCCCTTAACGCATCAAAGAAGAAACACCACAAGCACACATAG
- the gap gene encoding type I glyceraldehyde-3-phosphate dehydrogenase → MVTIAINGFGRIGRNVFRAGYLDPDFNVVAINDLTDNATLAHLLKHDSVYHTFQANVTHDDQHLIVNGKPIRAFAEKDPANLPWGELGVDVVLECTGRFRTKDACQAHLNAGAKKVLLSAPAKSDGFKYIVMGVNDHELTPDMTLVSNASCTTNCLAPIVKVLHEQFGIEHGLMLTVHSYTGDQRLVDAPHKDLRRARAAAINLVPTTTGAAKAVAKVIPSLQGKLDGYAARIPTPTGSLTDFTCRVARDVTVEDIKTAMREAANGPLKGILEYSEEELVTQDIVGNPHSSIFDANLTKVIDGRFVKVVAWYDNEWGYSNRMVELCKKMAQHN, encoded by the coding sequence ATGGTTACCATCGCTATCAACGGATTTGGACGCATTGGCCGCAACGTCTTTCGTGCAGGATACCTCGACCCCGACTTCAATGTCGTAGCAATCAATGACCTCACTGACAACGCAACCCTCGCCCACCTCCTCAAACACGACAGCGTCTACCACACGTTCCAAGCAAACGTCACTCACGACGACCAACACCTCATCGTGAACGGCAAACCCATCCGCGCCTTCGCAGAAAAAGACCCTGCAAACCTTCCATGGGGCGAACTCGGCGTTGATGTCGTCTTGGAATGCACCGGACGATTCCGAACCAAGGACGCATGCCAAGCCCATCTCAACGCAGGAGCAAAAAAAGTCCTCCTCTCAGCCCCTGCAAAGAGCGACGGATTCAAATACATCGTTATGGGCGTCAACGACCACGAACTCACACCAGACATGACTCTCGTTTCCAACGCGAGCTGCACAACAAACTGCCTCGCACCCATCGTCAAAGTCCTCCACGAACAATTCGGCATTGAACACGGCCTCATGCTCACCGTCCACAGCTACACCGGCGACCAACGACTCGTGGACGCGCCTCACAAAGACCTGCGACGAGCAAGAGCCGCCGCGATCAATCTCGTCCCAACCACGACAGGAGCAGCAAAAGCTGTCGCAAAAGTCATCCCCAGCCTCCAAGGCAAACTCGACGGCTACGCAGCACGCATCCCCACACCAACCGGAAGCCTCACGGACTTCACTTGCAGGGTCGCGAGGGACGTGACTGTCGAAGACATAAAGACAGCCATGCGTGAAGCGGCAAACGGCCCGCTCAAAGGGATACTCGAATACTCAGAAGAAGAACTCGTCACGCAAGACATCGTTGGCAACCCCCACTCGAGCATCTTCGACGCGAATCTCACCAAAGTCATCGATGGCCGATTCGTCAAAGTCGTTGCGTGGTACGACAACGAATGGGGCTACTCCAACCGCATGGTCGAGCTCTGCAAAAAAATGGCTCAACACAACTAA